Proteins co-encoded in one Pseudomonas fluorescens genomic window:
- a CDS encoding zinc-dependent alcohol dehydrogenase family protein: protein MTDSLHMRALMVDTADGPLRLVSLERPVAGAGQVLVRIKASGVNPLDLKIRAGQAAHARQPLPAVLGLDLAGVIEMVGEGVQGWAPGDEVYALATGIGGVQGSLAEFAVVDARLLARKPVNLSMREAAGLPLVLITAWEGLVDRARVSAGQKVLIHGGAGGVGHVAVQIARAFGAEVFATGSAGTRGIIEGYGATFIDYREMSVEDYVSQYTAGEGFDIVYDTVGGETLDASFKAARIYHGHVLSCLGWGQHSLAPLSFRGATYSGVFTLLPLLTGKGGEHHGEILRQVALLIEAGEVKPLLDARRFTLESAGEAHELLSSKAARGRLVVEI, encoded by the coding sequence ATGACCGACTCACTGCATATGCGCGCGCTGATGGTAGACACCGCTGACGGTCCGCTACGCCTGGTTTCCCTTGAACGCCCGGTGGCGGGCGCCGGACAGGTATTGGTGCGGATCAAGGCCAGCGGTGTGAATCCACTGGATCTGAAAATCCGTGCGGGGCAGGCTGCTCATGCCCGACAGCCGTTGCCGGCGGTGTTGGGGCTGGATCTGGCGGGGGTGATCGAGATGGTGGGTGAGGGCGTGCAGGGCTGGGCGCCGGGCGATGAAGTTTATGCGTTGGCAACCGGCATTGGCGGCGTGCAGGGTTCGCTGGCCGAATTTGCGGTGGTTGATGCGCGGCTTCTGGCGCGTAAACCGGTCAACCTGAGCATGCGTGAGGCCGCAGGTTTACCGCTGGTGCTGATTACTGCCTGGGAAGGCCTGGTGGATCGGGCTCGGGTGAGTGCCGGGCAAAAAGTATTGATTCACGGCGGTGCGGGTGGCGTTGGGCATGTGGCGGTGCAAATTGCCCGCGCGTTCGGTGCCGAGGTTTTTGCGACGGGGTCTGCGGGGACGCGCGGAATTATTGAGGGTTATGGCGCGACGTTCATTGATTACCGTGAAATGTCGGTCGAGGACTATGTCAGCCAATACACGGCGGGGGAGGGGTTCGATATCGTTTATGACACGGTTGGCGGTGAAACGCTGGATGCGTCCTTCAAGGCTGCGCGGATCTATCACGGCCATGTCTTGAGTTGCTTGGGCTGGGGGCAGCATAGTCTGGCGCCGCTGTCCTTTCGGGGGGCGACCTACTCTGGCGTGTTTACCTTATTGCCGCTGCTGACTGGAAAGGGTGGCGAGCACCATGGCGAGATCCTGCGCCAGGTTGCCTTGTTGATCGAAGCTGGAGAGGTGAAGCCACTGCTCGATGCGCGTCGGTTCACGCTTGAGTCAGCTGGCGAGGCCCATGAGCTGCTTTCATCGAAAGCAGCCCGGGGACGTCTTGTAGTAGAGATCTAA
- a CDS encoding sigma-54 interaction domain-containing protein, producing the protein MQLLTLPPSPALATSIRATAQVFEDPKSQALLAHLQQVAPSEASVLIIGETGTGKELVARHIHNLSNRRNRPFIAVNCGAFSESLVEAELFGHEKGAFTGALSAKAGWFEEADGGTLFLDEIGDLPMAIQVKLLRVLQEREVVRLGSRKSIPIDVRVLAATNVQLEKAINAGHFREDLYYRLNVVNLELSPLRERPGDILPLTRHFIEAYSQRLGYGRITISPGAEHKLRGYSWPGNIRELENVIHHTLLICRNGVIERDDLRLSNLRIDRPDDQHGSVDDSPEALLERAFQKLFEQQAGALHEKVEDALLRSAYRFCHYNQVHTAALLGLSRNVTRTRLIKIGELAVNKRRPTENLQGERLIQLSI; encoded by the coding sequence ATGCAACTGCTGACCCTGCCGCCCTCACCCGCCCTGGCCACTTCGATTCGCGCCACCGCTCAGGTCTTCGAAGACCCGAAATCCCAGGCCCTGCTCGCGCATCTGCAACAAGTCGCGCCGAGCGAAGCCAGCGTGCTGATCATCGGCGAAACCGGCACCGGCAAGGAGTTGGTGGCACGGCACATCCATAACCTCAGCAACCGGCGCAACCGGCCGTTCATTGCGGTGAACTGCGGGGCGTTTTCCGAATCGCTGGTGGAAGCCGAACTGTTCGGCCATGAAAAAGGCGCCTTCACCGGCGCTCTCAGCGCCAAGGCCGGGTGGTTTGAAGAGGCGGATGGCGGCACATTGTTCCTCGATGAAATCGGCGATCTGCCGATGGCCATCCAGGTCAAATTGCTGCGGGTGTTGCAGGAACGCGAAGTGGTGCGACTCGGTTCGCGCAAGAGTATTCCCATCGATGTCCGAGTGCTCGCCGCGACCAACGTGCAACTGGAGAAAGCCATCAACGCCGGGCATTTTCGCGAGGATCTGTATTACCGGCTGAACGTGGTCAATCTGGAGCTGAGCCCGTTGCGCGAACGGCCCGGCGACATCCTGCCGCTGACCCGGCATTTCATCGAGGCCTACAGTCAGCGTCTGGGTTACGGGCGCATCACCATCAGCCCCGGCGCCGAACACAAGCTGCGCGGCTACAGTTGGCCGGGCAACATCCGCGAACTGGAAAACGTCATCCACCACACGCTGCTGATTTGCCGCAACGGCGTGATCGAGCGCGATGATCTGCGCCTGTCGAACCTGCGCATTGACCGTCCGGACGATCAGCACGGCAGTGTCGACGACTCACCGGAAGCGCTGCTCGAACGTGCCTTCCAGAAACTCTTCGAACAACAGGCCGGCGCCCTGCATGAAAAGGTCGAGGACGCGTTGCTGCGTTCGGCCTATCGCTTCTGCCACTACAACCAGGTACACACCGCCGCACTGCTCGGCTTGAGCCGCAACGTGACCCGCACGCGGCTGATCAAGATCGGCGAACTGGCGGTGAACAAGCGGCGGCCCACGGAAAACCTGCAAGGCGAGCGCTTGATCCAGTTGTCGATCTAG
- a CDS encoding aminopeptidase P family protein: MSTQTLTEGTVPQRLAHTRELMRREGIHALLVPSADPHLSEYLPGYWQGRQWLSGFHGSVGTLIVTTDFAGVWADSRYWEQASKELKGSGIELVKLQPGQPSPLDWLAEQTPEGGVVAVDGAVMAVASARTLGSKLEARGARLRTDIDLLKEVWSDRPALPNAPIYQHLPPQATVSRGEKLAKLRETLQERGADWHFIATLDDIAWLFNLRGGDVSFNPVFVSFALISQQQATLFVALSKVDAELRAVLEKDGVTLRDYSEVADALRAIPSGASLLVDPARVTSGLLDNLDSGVKLVEGLNPTTLAKSQKSLADAGHIRQAMEQDGAALCEFFTWLESAWGRERITELTIDEKLTAARERRPDYVSLSFNTIAAFNANGAMPHYHATPEEHAVIEGNGLLLIDSGGQYLGGTTDITRMVAVGTPSEEQKRDCTRVLKGVIALSRAHFPKGILSPLLDAIARAPIWAENVDYGHGTGHGVGYFLNVHEGPQVIAYQAAPAPQTAMQPGMITSIEPGTYRPGRWGVRIENLAMNVEAGSSEFGQFLKFETLTLCPIDTRCLEPSLLTQEEKQWFNAYHAEVRERLSPLLDGAALEWLNTRTAAI; the protein is encoded by the coding sequence ATGAGTACCCAGACCTTGACCGAAGGAACGGTTCCCCAGCGCCTCGCGCACACCCGTGAACTGATGCGTCGCGAGGGTATCCACGCATTGCTGGTACCGTCCGCCGACCCGCATCTGTCGGAATACCTGCCGGGTTACTGGCAGGGCCGGCAATGGCTGTCGGGTTTCCATGGCTCGGTCGGCACATTGATTGTCACCACCGATTTCGCCGGGGTCTGGGCCGACAGTCGCTACTGGGAACAGGCGAGCAAGGAACTCAAGGGCAGCGGCATCGAACTGGTGAAACTGCAACCAGGTCAGCCGAGCCCGCTGGACTGGCTGGCCGAGCAGACGCCGGAAGGTGGCGTGGTCGCGGTCGACGGCGCAGTGATGGCCGTCGCGTCAGCGCGTACGCTGGGCAGCAAGCTCGAAGCGCGGGGTGCCCGTCTGCGTACCGACATCGACTTGTTGAAAGAAGTCTGGAGCGACCGCCCGGCGCTGCCGAATGCGCCGATCTATCAGCACCTGCCACCGCAGGCGACTGTCAGCCGTGGCGAGAAACTCGCCAAACTGCGTGAAACCCTGCAGGAACGTGGTGCCGATTGGCACTTCATCGCAACTCTCGACGACATCGCCTGGCTGTTCAACCTGCGCGGCGGCGATGTGTCGTTCAACCCCGTATTCGTTTCCTTCGCGCTGATCAGTCAGCAACAAGCCACGCTGTTTGTGGCCTTGAGCAAGGTTGATGCTGAGCTGCGTGCCGTGCTGGAAAAAGACGGCGTGACCCTGCGTGACTACAGTGAAGTCGCTGACGCCTTGCGTGCGATTCCGAGTGGCGCGAGCCTGCTGGTGGATCCGGCACGGGTCACCAGTGGTTTGCTGGATAACCTCGACAGTGGCGTGAAACTGGTCGAAGGCCTGAACCCGACCACACTGGCCAAGTCGCAGAAGAGCCTGGCGGACGCCGGGCATATTCGTCAGGCAATGGAGCAGGATGGCGCGGCGCTGTGCGAGTTTTTCACCTGGCTGGAATCGGCCTGGGGTCGTGAACGCATTACAGAGCTGACCATTGACGAGAAGCTCACTGCTGCTCGTGAGCGTCGTCCGGATTACGTGTCGCTGAGTTTCAACACCATCGCTGCATTCAATGCCAACGGCGCGATGCCGCATTACCACGCCACCCCGGAAGAACACGCGGTGATCGAGGGTAATGGCTTGTTGCTGATCGACTCCGGTGGACAGTACCTGGGTGGTACTACCGATATCACGCGCATGGTGGCCGTCGGTACGCCGAGCGAAGAGCAGAAGCGTGACTGCACCCGAGTGTTGAAAGGCGTGATTGCCTTGTCCCGCGCACATTTCCCGAAAGGCATTCTGTCGCCGCTGCTGGACGCGATTGCCCGTGCGCCGATCTGGGCTGAGAACGTGGATTACGGCCATGGCACCGGACACGGCGTGGGTTACTTCCTCAACGTTCACGAAGGTCCGCAGGTGATCGCCTATCAGGCAGCGCCGGCGCCACAAACCGCCATGCAACCGGGGATGATCACCTCCATCGAACCGGGTACTTATCGTCCGGGCCGCTGGGGTGTGCGGATCGAGAACCTGGCGATGAACGTTGAAGCGGGAAGCAGCGAGTTCGGCCAATTCCTCAAGTTCGAAACCCTGACCCTGTGCCCGATCGACACCCGTTGCCTGGAGCCGTCGCTGCTGACGCAGGAAGAGAAGCAATGGTTCAATGCCTATCACGCCGAAGTGCGCGAGCGTCTGAGTCCGCTGCTTGATGGCGCGGCACTGGAATGGCTGAACACGCGTACTGCCGCTATTTAA
- a CDS encoding LysE family translocator has protein sequence MTLSLDLLLGFALFALVTSITPGPNNTMLLASGVNFGFNRTIPHMLGITCGFFVLVVAVGFGLGAVFQTYPLLYTVLRYVGAAYLLYLAWKIAHSGPVSDSEQGDAKPISYFGAAAFQWVNPKAWIMAIGAISTYTPMQGYFTNVIVIAAVFAIINLPSVGVWAACGTLLRNVLKERRWLRVFNWGMAALLVISLYPLLLESIS, from the coding sequence ATGACCCTTTCGCTCGACCTGCTGCTGGGCTTTGCCCTGTTTGCCCTTGTCACCTCGATCACACCGGGGCCGAACAACACCATGTTGCTGGCATCGGGCGTGAATTTCGGCTTTAACCGCACCATCCCCCATATGCTCGGCATTACCTGCGGCTTCTTCGTGCTGGTAGTGGCGGTGGGTTTTGGCCTGGGCGCAGTGTTCCAGACCTATCCGTTGCTCTATACGGTCCTGCGTTACGTCGGCGCGGCGTACTTGCTGTACCTGGCGTGGAAAATCGCGCATTCGGGCCCGGTCAGCGATAGCGAGCAGGGTGATGCGAAGCCGATCAGCTACTTCGGCGCGGCGGCTTTTCAGTGGGTCAATCCCAAGGCGTGGATCATGGCCATCGGTGCCATCAGCACCTACACGCCGATGCAGGGCTATTTCACCAACGTGATCGTGATTGCGGCGGTGTTCGCCATCATCAACCTGCCGAGCGTCGGCGTCTGGGCGGCGTGCGGGACTTTGCTGCGCAATGTGCTCAAGGAGCGCCGCTGGTTGCGGGTGTTCAACTGGGGCATGGCGGCGCTGCTGGTGATTTCGCTGTATCCGTTACTCCTTGAAAGCATTAGCTGA
- a CDS encoding LysR family transcriptional regulator: MDKLNAMAIFVRVVERGSFSAVARELQTTQPTISKVLRALEIQLGGKLIARSTRRLSLTDEGQRYYNECRKILAAVDAAEHSFQSGRETVAGALRIGSSVSFGRLQIAPRLPDFLKQYPQIQINLQLNDQNLDLVNEGLDVSLRIGELNDSGMIARRIGTTHRLTVATPDYLQRHGHPQSPQDLAQHNCLQFNLLESQNLWTYEKAGQHHEVRIKGNAQSNNSEAIREMVLGGLGISLSPVWLFSEDLKAGRVVALLQDYQTRSLPIHAVFPANRRQSARVNAFVDFMTRALAAAPELQPFK; encoded by the coding sequence ATGGACAAACTCAACGCAATGGCGATCTTCGTCCGGGTGGTCGAACGCGGCAGTTTCTCCGCCGTTGCCCGGGAACTGCAGACCACCCAGCCGACCATCAGCAAAGTCCTGCGCGCCCTTGAAATCCAGCTGGGTGGCAAGCTGATTGCCCGCAGTACGCGCAGGCTGTCGCTGACCGATGAAGGTCAGCGGTACTACAACGAGTGCCGAAAAATCCTTGCTGCGGTGGATGCTGCCGAACACAGTTTCCAGTCGGGGCGGGAAACAGTCGCCGGGGCGTTACGAATCGGTTCATCAGTCAGCTTCGGCCGCCTGCAGATCGCTCCAAGACTGCCCGACTTTCTCAAGCAATACCCACAGATTCAGATCAACCTGCAGCTGAACGACCAAAACCTGGATCTGGTCAACGAAGGCCTGGATGTCAGCCTGCGCATCGGCGAATTGAACGACAGCGGCATGATCGCCCGACGCATCGGCACTACCCACCGGCTCACGGTGGCGACGCCGGATTACCTGCAACGCCACGGTCACCCACAATCGCCGCAGGATCTTGCACAGCACAACTGCCTGCAATTCAACCTGCTCGAATCGCAAAACCTGTGGACCTACGAAAAGGCCGGCCAACATCACGAGGTGCGCATCAAAGGCAATGCACAGAGCAACAACTCCGAAGCGATCCGCGAAATGGTTTTGGGAGGACTGGGGATTTCGCTGTCACCGGTCTGGCTGTTCAGCGAGGATTTGAAGGCGGGGCGAGTGGTCGCCCTGTTGCAGGACTACCAGACCCGATCATTGCCGATTCACGCCGTGTTCCCGGCGAACCGTCGCCAGTCCGCCAGGGTCAACGCGTTTGTCGATTTCATGACCCGGGCGCTGGCAGCAGCGCCCGAGCTTCAACCGTTTAAATAG
- a CDS encoding antibiotic biosynthesis monooxygenase codes for MQAPAKNRSFTQLIEFEIEPGQQLALVSALAVQTERLAQRYAGFVSASVQASDDGRRVLSFLQWQSREAGEAAFQSFETGEQDFWQLIRTHQARTVTFGSFQVLSSIARSHDDGLHCQLVG; via the coding sequence ATGCAAGCACCCGCAAAAAACCGCAGCTTCACCCAATTGATCGAATTCGAAATCGAGCCCGGCCAGCAACTGGCGCTGGTCTCGGCGCTGGCGGTGCAGACCGAACGTCTGGCCCAGCGTTATGCCGGCTTCGTCAGCGCCAGTGTCCAGGCCAGTGACGACGGTCGGCGAGTCTTGAGCTTTCTGCAATGGCAATCCCGCGAGGCGGGGGAGGCAGCGTTCCAGAGTTTCGAAACCGGCGAGCAGGACTTCTGGCAACTGATCCGCACCCATCAGGCGCGCACCGTGACCTTCGGTTCATTCCAGGTGCTGAGCAGCATCGCCCGCAGTCACGACGACGGCTTGCACTGCCAACTGGTCGGCTAG
- the ssuD gene encoding FMNH2-dependent alkanesulfonate monooxygenase — MDVFWFLPTHGDGHYLGTTQGARPVTLNYLKQVAQAADSLGYHGVLIPTGRSCEDSWVIASALVPLTERLRYLVAIRPGIISPTVSARMAATLDRLSNGRLLINVVTGGDPDENRGDGSFLSHSERYEVTDEFLKIWRRVLQGEAVDFEGKHLKVQNAKALYPPVQKPYPPLYFGGSSDAAHDLAAEQVDVHLTWGEPPAAVAEKLADVRERAARHGRKVKFGIRLHVIVRETAEEAWKAADKLIEHISDETIEAAQKSFSRFDSEGQRRMAALHDGRRDNLEIAPNLWAGVGLVRGGAGTALVGDPQQVAARIKEYADLGIESFIFSGYPHLEEAYRFAELVFPLLPEPYASLAGRGVTNLTGPFGEMIANDVLPAKANA; from the coding sequence ATGGATGTTTTCTGGTTCCTGCCGACCCACGGCGACGGTCACTATCTGGGCACCACCCAAGGCGCGCGCCCGGTTACCCTCAATTACCTGAAGCAGGTGGCGCAAGCCGCCGACAGCCTCGGCTACCACGGCGTGCTGATTCCCACCGGGCGTTCCTGCGAGGATTCGTGGGTGATCGCCTCGGCGCTGGTGCCTCTGACCGAACGCCTGCGTTATCTGGTGGCGATCCGTCCGGGAATCATTTCGCCGACCGTCTCGGCGCGCATGGCCGCCACCCTGGATCGCCTGTCCAACGGCCGCTTGCTGATCAACGTCGTGACCGGCGGTGACCCGGACGAAAACCGTGGCGACGGCAGTTTCCTCAGCCACAGCGAACGCTACGAAGTCACCGACGAGTTCCTCAAGATCTGGCGCCGCGTGTTGCAAGGCGAAGCAGTGGATTTCGAAGGCAAACACCTGAAGGTGCAGAACGCCAAAGCCTTGTATCCGCCGGTACAGAAACCCTATCCGCCGCTGTATTTCGGCGGCTCCTCCGACGCAGCCCATGATCTGGCCGCCGAGCAGGTCGACGTGCACCTGACCTGGGGCGAACCACCGGCAGCCGTGGCCGAAAAACTCGCCGATGTGCGTGAACGCGCTGCCCGCCACGGGCGCAAGGTGAAGTTCGGCATCCGCCTGCACGTGATCGTGCGCGAGACCGCCGAAGAAGCCTGGAAAGCCGCCGACAAACTGATCGAGCACATCAGCGACGAAACCATCGAGGCCGCGCAGAAATCCTTTTCGCGCTTCGACTCCGAAGGCCAGCGGCGCATGGCCGCCCTGCACGACGGGCGCCGCGACAACCTGGAAATCGCCCCCAACCTGTGGGCCGGCGTCGGCCTGGTGCGCGGCGGTGCCGGCACCGCGCTGGTCGGCGACCCTCAGCAGGTTGCGGCGCGGATCAAGGAATACGCGGACCTGGGCATCGAGAGTTTCATTTTCTCCGGCTACCCGCATCTGGAAGAGGCCTACCGCTTTGCCGAACTGGTCTTCCCGTTGTTGCCCGAGCCCTATGCAAGCCTGGCCGGACGCGGCGTGACCAACCTCACCGGGCCGTTCGGCGAAATGATCGCCAACGATGTACTGCCCGCCAAAGCCAACGCCTGA
- a CDS encoding 2-hydroxychromene-2-carboxylate isomerase, which translates to MSKTVEFYFDLGSPATYLAYTQLPRICAETGSRLIYIPMLLGGVFKATGNASPAMIPAKGRYMFQDLDRYAKRYGVPLKFNPHFPINTLMLMRAVTGIQLRHPERFLAFIDCLFKALWVEGRSLDEPATVVAVLTEHGFNPEQIQALTNDEAVKAALKDNTETAVKRGVFGAPSMFIGNQLFFGQDRLDFVEEALR; encoded by the coding sequence ATGAGCAAAACCGTGGAGTTCTACTTCGACCTCGGCAGCCCCGCCACCTATCTGGCGTACACCCAACTGCCGAGAATCTGCGCCGAGACCGGTAGCCGGTTGATCTATATCCCGATGTTGCTGGGCGGCGTGTTCAAAGCCACCGGAAATGCTTCACCGGCGATGATCCCGGCCAAGGGCCGTTACATGTTTCAGGATCTCGACCGCTACGCCAAACGTTACGGCGTCCCCCTGAAGTTCAACCCGCACTTCCCGATCAATACGTTGATGTTGATGCGAGCGGTGACCGGCATTCAATTACGGCACCCGGAGCGCTTCCTGGCGTTCATCGACTGCCTGTTCAAAGCGCTGTGGGTTGAAGGACGCAGCCTCGACGAACCGGCAACAGTCGTAGCCGTGCTGACCGAACACGGCTTCAATCCTGAACAGATACAGGCACTGACCAATGATGAAGCGGTCAAGGCCGCCCTCAAGGACAACACCGAGACGGCCGTAAAGCGTGGCGTCTTCGGCGCGCCGAGCATGTTCATCGGCAACCAGTTGTTCTTCGGTCAGGATCGGCTCGACTTCGTTGAAGAAGCCCTGCGTTAG
- the msuE gene encoding FMN reductase gives MSRPLKVVALSGGTWRPSRTLVLTQALLAELSGHLPVESHLIELGDIARPLGAALSRQELPAEIEAELQAIEQADLLIVAAPVYRGSYPGLLKHLFDLIDLNALIDTPVLLAATGGSERHALVLDHQLRPLFSFFQAVTLPIGVYATEADFTDYQITSEPLKARIRLAAERAAPLFGTPIKPLLKIA, from the coding sequence ATGTCGCGTCCACTGAAAGTCGTCGCCCTGTCCGGCGGAACCTGGCGTCCGTCCCGCACCCTGGTGCTGACCCAGGCCCTGCTGGCCGAATTGTCCGGGCACTTGCCGGTCGAGAGTCACCTGATCGAACTCGGTGACATCGCCCGTCCTCTCGGCGCCGCACTGTCGCGTCAGGAACTGCCGGCCGAGATCGAAGCCGAGCTGCAAGCCATCGAACAGGCTGACCTGTTGATCGTCGCCGCGCCGGTGTATCGCGGTTCCTATCCGGGCCTGCTCAAGCACCTGTTCGACCTGATCGATCTCAATGCGCTGATCGACACCCCTGTGCTGCTCGCCGCCACCGGTGGCAGCGAACGCCATGCGTTGGTCCTCGATCACCAATTGCGCCCGCTGTTCAGTTTCTTCCAGGCAGTGACCCTGCCGATCGGCGTGTACGCCACCGAAGCCGATTTCACCGACTACCAGATCACCAGCGAACCGCTCAAGGCGCGCATTCGCCTGGCCGCCGAACGCGCCGCGCCGCTGTTCGGCACACCTATCAAACCTTTGCTGAAAATCGCCTGA
- a CDS encoding aminotransferase class V-fold PLP-dependent enzyme, producing MNTRALYFDYAATTPVDERVIQVMIECLGFNGNFGNPASSSHAFGQQARQTVEHARRQVAELVGAQAQQIVWTSGATESNNLALKGVAQARGVSGGHIITSQIEHKAILDTARQLQDAGVAVTYLVPDAEGLITPQAVSEAMRDDTFLVSLMLVNNELGTVNDIPAIGEVVRGRGALFHVDAAQGAGKVAIDLAQWPVDLMSFSAHKLYGPKGIGALYVGPRAQQRLQAQIHGGGHEGGLRSGTLATHQIAAMGSAFALAAEAFDDEKKIIVALRERLLEQLLSLPGVRLNGSSTQRIPHTLSLTFSEGEFNPAALSHSIAFSATSACNSASNAPSHVLLALGYDAHLAGRTIRLSLGRFTTAEDIDKAVELIKAACASAPAFWATGL from the coding sequence ATGAACACACGTGCGCTGTATTTCGATTACGCCGCCACCACCCCGGTGGACGAGCGGGTCATCCAGGTGATGATCGAGTGTCTGGGTTTCAATGGTAACTTCGGCAACCCGGCTTCCAGTTCCCACGCCTTTGGCCAGCAGGCCCGGCAAACGGTCGAGCACGCTCGCCGGCAAGTCGCCGAACTGGTCGGTGCCCAGGCGCAGCAGATCGTCTGGACCTCCGGCGCCACCGAATCCAACAACCTCGCGCTTAAAGGTGTGGCCCAGGCCCGTGGAGTGTCCGGCGGGCACATCATCACCAGTCAGATCGAACACAAGGCCATCCTCGACACCGCCCGGCAATTGCAGGACGCCGGTGTCGCCGTGACCTATCTGGTACCGGACGCCGAAGGCCTGATCACCCCGCAAGCGGTCAGCGAAGCGATGCGTGATGACACCTTTCTGGTGTCGCTGATGCTGGTCAACAACGAACTCGGCACCGTCAACGACATCCCGGCCATCGGCGAAGTGGTGCGTGGGCGCGGGGCGTTGTTCCACGTCGATGCGGCCCAGGGTGCCGGCAAGGTCGCGATCGATCTGGCGCAGTGGCCGGTGGACCTGATGTCGTTCTCGGCGCACAAGCTTTACGGCCCCAAAGGCATTGGCGCGCTGTACGTCGGCCCGCGTGCGCAGCAGCGCTTGCAGGCGCAGATTCACGGCGGTGGCCACGAGGGCGGCTTGCGCTCCGGTACATTGGCGACTCACCAGATTGCTGCCATGGGCTCGGCCTTTGCCCTGGCCGCCGAAGCTTTCGATGACGAGAAGAAAATCATCGTCGCGTTGCGCGAGCGATTGCTCGAACAACTCTTGAGCCTGCCCGGCGTACGCCTCAACGGCAGCTCCACCCAACGTATTCCGCACACCTTGAGCCTGACTTTCAGCGAAGGCGAGTTCAACCCGGCGGCGCTGAGCCATTCGATCGCGTTTTCCGCGACCTCGGCCTGCAATTCCGCGAGCAACGCACCGTCCCATGTTTTGCTGGCATTGGGGTATGACGCGCATCTGGCGGGGCGCACGATTCGCCTGAGCCTCGGCCGTTTCACCACCGCCGAAGACATCGACAAGGCTGTAGAACTGATCAAGGCCGCCTGCGCCAGTGCTCCGGCATTCTGGGCGACAGGGCTTTAA
- a CDS encoding acyl-CoA dehydrogenase family protein, whose amino-acid sequence MTAKPQSTLLSPLQTARQLAAGFALTAVERDERGGTPKAERDALRDSGLLALSIPTRYGGLGARWSETLEVVREFAKVDSSIAHVFGFHHLMLATVRLFSRPEQWQPWFEQTARQNWFWGNALNPLDTRTVVKDLGGWREFSGKKSFCSGASDSQMLIASAVDESNGGKLLIAAIPSGRSGITLHNDWNNIGQRQTDSGSATFERVRVEESELLLDPGPLSTPFACLRPLIAQLTFTHMFLGIAEGAFEEARQYTLSETRVWHKSSVREVREDPYVLAHYGEFWVALEGIRLLVERAAALLDEAWAKGPNLSAEERGHLATAIATAKVAASRQGLEICSRLFEVTGARSTHASLRLDRHWRNLRTQTLHDPLDYKLHELGDWALNQALPVPTFYS is encoded by the coding sequence GTGACTGCCAAACCGCAAAGCACCCTGCTCTCCCCGTTGCAGACCGCCCGCCAACTGGCCGCCGGATTCGCCCTGACCGCCGTCGAACGCGACGAACGCGGCGGCACGCCGAAAGCCGAACGTGACGCCCTGCGCGACAGCGGTCTGCTGGCCCTGAGCATTCCCACCCGTTACGGCGGTCTCGGTGCGCGCTGGAGCGAAACCCTGGAAGTCGTGCGCGAGTTCGCCAAGGTCGACAGCTCGATCGCCCACGTCTTCGGCTTTCATCATTTGATGCTCGCCACCGTGCGCCTGTTTTCGCGCCCGGAACAATGGCAACCGTGGTTCGAACAGACCGCGCGGCAGAACTGGTTCTGGGGCAACGCCCTCAATCCGCTGGACACCCGCACCGTGGTCAAGGACCTGGGTGGCTGGCGCGAGTTTTCCGGCAAGAAAAGCTTCTGCTCCGGCGCCAGCGATTCACAGATGCTGATCGCCTCGGCGGTGGATGAAAGCAACGGCGGCAAACTGCTGATCGCGGCGATTCCCAGCGGCCGCAGCGGGATCACTCTACACAACGACTGGAACAACATCGGCCAGCGCCAGACCGACAGCGGCAGCGCCACGTTCGAACGGGTGCGGGTCGAGGAATCGGAACTGCTGCTGGATCCGGGCCCGTTAAGCACACCGTTCGCCTGTTTGCGCCCGTTGATCGCGCAACTGACGTTCACCCACATGTTTCTCGGCATCGCCGAAGGTGCCTTTGAAGAGGCGCGGCAATACACCCTCAGCGAAACCCGTGTCTGGCACAAATCCTCGGTGCGCGAGGTGCGTGAAGATCCTTATGTGCTGGCCCATTACGGCGAGTTCTGGGTCGCCCTCGAGGGCATCCGCCTGCTGGTGGAACGCGCCGCTGCGTTGCTCGACGAGGCCTGGGCCAAAGGCCCGAACCTCAGCGCCGAAGAACGCGGTCATCTGGCCACGGCGATTGCCACGGCCAAGGTCGCCGCCAGCCGCCAGGGCCTGGAGATTTGCAGCCGGTTGTTCGAAGTCACCGGCGCCCGTTCGACCCACGCATCGCTGCGCCTCGACCGCCACTGGCGCAACCTGCGCACGCAAACCCTGCACGACCCTCTGGATTACAAACTCCATGAGCTGGGCGACTGGGCGCTGAATCAGGCCCTGCCGGTGCCGACGTTCTATTCCTGA